In the Hylaeus volcanicus isolate JK05 chromosome 1, UHH_iyHylVolc1.0_haploid, whole genome shotgun sequence genome, one interval contains:
- the LOC128884863 gene encoding probable ATP-dependent RNA helicase DDX46 isoform X1 produces the protein MVRSSDKDRHHRRRSRSRSRSRSATPEKKRRRSRSRDRDRERDKGRHRERRSRSRDRDRERSDRRDRSERDTHRERKRGDSKEKRLTGSKSSRSGKDRSNRSRSRERKEKEKGDSDELPFDHTKLDKEEEQKRLELEMQKRRERIERWRAERKKKELEATKKDGKASILANLQLPMKKWSLEDDSDEETPVVQNSNKEVKEEGDPKEEVEEIKEETKGEEEEVDPLDAFMAEVQEEVRKVNKLDNKGSKNTNNGTGTGGTQSGGVVIVTGVAKKKVQKQKGELIEQNQDGLEYSSEEEGENLHETAAGIANKQKRELAKVDHATTEYQPFRKSFYVEVPEIARMTSEEVEAYKEELEGIRVKGKGCPKPIKSWAQCGVTKKELEVLKKLGYEKPTPIQCQAIPAIMSGRDLIGIAKTGSGKTLAFLLPMFRHILDQPPLADGDGPIALIMTPTRELCMQIGRDSKKFTKSLGLSHVCVYGGTGISEQIAELKRGAEIIVCTPGRMIDMLAANSGRVTNLRRVTYVVLDEADRMFDMGFEPQVMRIMENVRPDRQTVLFSATFPRQMEALARRILTRPVEVQVGGRSIVCKDVEQHVVVLEEDQKFYKLLEILGHYQDKGSTIIFVDKQENADTLLKDLMKASYSCMSLHGGIDQCDRDSTILDFKAGRTKLLVATSVAARGLDVKHLVLVVNYDCPNHYEDYVHRCGRTGRAGNKGYAYTFITSEQERYAGDILRAHELAGVPVPEPLRQLWEGYKARQAADGKKVHTGGGFSGKGFKFDESEAALANEKKKFQKAALGLQDSDDEDIENDIDQQIESMLAPKRTVREIARPSATNIAVPGQPVPSATDKLELARRLASKINIAKNLGAEAKGATQQAAEAILKGAGPTNLITAKTVAEQLAAKLNTKLNYQPREEDLVESDAEAGEQTFRKYEEELEINDFPQQARWRVTSKEALAQISEYSEAGLTVRGTYIAPGKAPPEGERKLYLAIESTSELAVSKAKAEVSRLIKEELIKLQASGAHTASRGRYKVL, from the exons ATGGTTCGGAGTAGCGACAA AGATAGACACCATAGAAGGCGATCAAGATCCAGATCAAGATCAAGATCCGCCACACCAGAGAAAAAACGACGGCGATCTAGGAGTAGAGATAGGGACAGGGAAAGGGATAAGGGACGACACAGAGAAAGAAGAAGTCGTTCTAGGGACAGAGATAGAGAAAGGAGTGACAGAAGGGATCGTTCCGAAAGAGATACACACCGTGAGAGGAAACG TGGAGACAGTAAAGAAAAGCGTCTTACAGGATCAAAGTCTTCGCGTTCTGGCAAAGATCGGTCAAATAGATCGCGATCGAGAGAACGTAAGGAGAAGGAAAAGGGTGACAGCGATGAATTGCCATTTGACCATACTAAGCTGGACAAG gAGGAAGAACAGAAAAGGTTAGAATTGGAAATGCaaaaacgaagagaaagaatAGAGCGGTGGCGTgcagaaaggaaaaagaaagagctAGAGGCAACCAAGAAAGATGGTAAGGCATCCATTTTAGCAAACCTTCAGCTGCCTATGAAAAAATGGTCTCTAGAAGATGACAGTGATGAAGAGACTCCTGTTGTTCAGAACAGCAACAAGGAAGTCAAGGAAGAAGGAGACCCGAAAGAAGAAGTTGAAGAAATTAAGGAAGAAACTAAgggcgaagaagaagaagtcgATCCACTGGATGCTTTCATGGCAGAA GTTCAAGAAGAAGTCAGAAAAGTAAACAAACTCGACAACAAAGGTTcaaagaatacaaataatgGCACAGGTACAGGAGGTACTCAAAGCGGAGGTGTTGTTATCGTCACCGGCGTAGCCAAGAAGAAAGTGCAGAAACAGAAAGGAGAACTTATCGAACAGAATCAAGACGGTTTGGAATATTCTagcgaagaagaaggagaaaacCTACACGAAACAGCAGCTGGTATAGCGAATAAACAGAAACGAGAACTAGCCAAAGTCGACCATGCGACTACCGAGTACCAACCGtttagaaaatcattttatgtCGAAGTACCTGAAATAG cGAGAATGACATCCGAAGAAGTAGAAGCGTACAAAGAAGAATTGGAAGGTATTCGCGTGAAAGGAAAGGGCTGTCCTAAACCTATCAAGTCATGGGCACAGTGTGGCGTAACGAAGAAAGAGTTGGAAGTGCTGAAGAAACTCGGCTACGAGAAGCCAACTCCTATCCAGTGCCAAGCCATTCCAGCAATCATGTCTGGTCGCGACCTGATAGGCATAGCGAAGACGGGCAGCGGGAAAACGTTGGCGTTCCTACTACCAATGTTTAGGCACATTCTCGATCAACCTCCCTTGGCGGATGGCGACGGCCCAATCGCGTTAATCATGACACCCACCAGAGAATTGTGTATGCAGATTGGGAGGGACTCGAAAAAGTTTACGAAGTCGTTGGGATTATCACACGTCTGCGTCTACGGTGGAACAGGTATATCCGAACAAATAGCGGAGTTGAAGAGAGGCGCCGAAATAATAGTCTGTACACCAGGGAGAATGATCGACATGCTTGCTGCTAATAGTGGACGAGTGACGAACTTACGCAGGGTGACCTACGTGGTACTCGACGAGGCAGACAGAATGTTCGACATGGGTTTTGAGCCCCAAGTGATGCGCATCATGGAAAACGTTCGACCTGATCGGCAAACCGTTCTATTCAGCGCTACATTTCCCCGACAAATGGAAGCACTGGCTAGAAGAATCCTAACGAGACCCGTAGAGGTTCAGGTTGGAGGACGGTCCATCGTTTGCAAGGACGTCGAGCAACACGTAGTAGTCCTTGAGGAGGATCAAAAGTTCTACAAGTTGCTCGAGATTCTTGGCCACTACCAAGACAAAGGTTCCACTATAATATTCGTTGACAAACAAGAGAACGCTGACACACTTCTGAAAGATCTTATGAAGGCTTCCTACTCGTGTATGTCACTTCATGGCGGTATCGATCAATGCGATAGGGACTCGACCATATTAGACTTCAAAGCTGGACGAACGAAATTATTGGTTGCAACGTCCGTCGCTGCGAGAGGTTTAGACGTCAAACACCTTGTTCTCGTGGTGAATTATGACTGTCCAAATCATTATGAAGATTACGTCCATAGGTGCGGAAGAACGGGAAGAGCTGGTAACAAAGG GTACGCGTACACGTTCATCACATCAGAACAGGAACGATACGCTGGCGATATTCTCCGTGCTCACGAATTGGCGGGAGTTCCCGTTCCAGAACCGTTGCGCCAGCTTTGGGAAGGATACAAAGCCCGACAAGCAGCTGACGGGAAGAAAGTGCACACAGGAGGTGGTTTCAGTGGTAAAGGATTCAAGTTTGATGAGTCAGAGGCAGCCCTGGcgaacgaaaagaagaaattccaGAAAGCAGCTCTGGGACTGCAAGACTCCGACGACGAGGACATAGAAAATGACATAGACCAGCAGATAGAGAGCATGTTGGCGCCAAAGAGAACGGTTCGCGAAATCGCTAGACCCTCTGCCACCAATATTGCGGTTCCTGGCCAACCGGTCCCTAGCGCAACCGATAAATTGGAATTGGCTAGGCGATTAGCGTCCAAGATCAACATTGCCAAAAATTTGGGAGCTGAAGCGAAGGGTGCGACGCAACAGGCTGCTGAGGCTATTCTCAAAGGAGCTGGTCCCACTAATCTCATCACAGCGAAGACCGTCGCTGAGCAGCTTGCTGCGAAGCTGAACACCAAGTTGAACTATCAGCCTCGCGAGGAAGATCTCGTGGAGAGCGATGCAGAGGCTGGTGAACAGACGTTTCGTAAATACGAAGAAGAACTGGAGATCAATGATTTTCCACAGCAGGCCAGATGGCGAGTTACTAGCAAGGAAGCTCTCGCGCAAATTTCCGAGTACTCCGAAGCTGGTCTCACTGTTAGGGGCACTTACATCGCTCCTGGCAAGGCTCCACCGGAAGGGGAGAGAAAGTTGTACCTCGCCATCGAGTCCACTAGCGAATTAGCGGTCAGCAAGGCCAAGGCTGAGGTCTCGCGACTCATCAAGGAAGAACTAATCAAGTTGCAAGCGTCAGGGGCACACACCGCGTCCCGCGGTCGATACAAAGTTTTGTAA
- the LOC128884863 gene encoding probable ATP-dependent RNA helicase DDX46 isoform X2, whose protein sequence is MQKRRERIERWRAERKKKELEATKKDGKASILANLQLPMKKWSLEDDSDEETPVVQNSNKEVKEEGDPKEEVEEIKEETKGEEEEVDPLDAFMAEVQEEVRKVNKLDNKGSKNTNNGTGTGGTQSGGVVIVTGVAKKKVQKQKGELIEQNQDGLEYSSEEEGENLHETAAGIANKQKRELAKVDHATTEYQPFRKSFYVEVPEIARMTSEEVEAYKEELEGIRVKGKGCPKPIKSWAQCGVTKKELEVLKKLGYEKPTPIQCQAIPAIMSGRDLIGIAKTGSGKTLAFLLPMFRHILDQPPLADGDGPIALIMTPTRELCMQIGRDSKKFTKSLGLSHVCVYGGTGISEQIAELKRGAEIIVCTPGRMIDMLAANSGRVTNLRRVTYVVLDEADRMFDMGFEPQVMRIMENVRPDRQTVLFSATFPRQMEALARRILTRPVEVQVGGRSIVCKDVEQHVVVLEEDQKFYKLLEILGHYQDKGSTIIFVDKQENADTLLKDLMKASYSCMSLHGGIDQCDRDSTILDFKAGRTKLLVATSVAARGLDVKHLVLVVNYDCPNHYEDYVHRCGRTGRAGNKGYAYTFITSEQERYAGDILRAHELAGVPVPEPLRQLWEGYKARQAADGKKVHTGGGFSGKGFKFDESEAALANEKKKFQKAALGLQDSDDEDIENDIDQQIESMLAPKRTVREIARPSATNIAVPGQPVPSATDKLELARRLASKINIAKNLGAEAKGATQQAAEAILKGAGPTNLITAKTVAEQLAAKLNTKLNYQPREEDLVESDAEAGEQTFRKYEEELEINDFPQQARWRVTSKEALAQISEYSEAGLTVRGTYIAPGKAPPEGERKLYLAIESTSELAVSKAKAEVSRLIKEELIKLQASGAHTASRGRYKVL, encoded by the exons ATGCaaaaacgaagagaaagaatAGAGCGGTGGCGTgcagaaaggaaaaagaaagagctAGAGGCAACCAAGAAAGATGGTAAGGCATCCATTTTAGCAAACCTTCAGCTGCCTATGAAAAAATGGTCTCTAGAAGATGACAGTGATGAAGAGACTCCTGTTGTTCAGAACAGCAACAAGGAAGTCAAGGAAGAAGGAGACCCGAAAGAAGAAGTTGAAGAAATTAAGGAAGAAACTAAgggcgaagaagaagaagtcgATCCACTGGATGCTTTCATGGCAGAA GTTCAAGAAGAAGTCAGAAAAGTAAACAAACTCGACAACAAAGGTTcaaagaatacaaataatgGCACAGGTACAGGAGGTACTCAAAGCGGAGGTGTTGTTATCGTCACCGGCGTAGCCAAGAAGAAAGTGCAGAAACAGAAAGGAGAACTTATCGAACAGAATCAAGACGGTTTGGAATATTCTagcgaagaagaaggagaaaacCTACACGAAACAGCAGCTGGTATAGCGAATAAACAGAAACGAGAACTAGCCAAAGTCGACCATGCGACTACCGAGTACCAACCGtttagaaaatcattttatgtCGAAGTACCTGAAATAG cGAGAATGACATCCGAAGAAGTAGAAGCGTACAAAGAAGAATTGGAAGGTATTCGCGTGAAAGGAAAGGGCTGTCCTAAACCTATCAAGTCATGGGCACAGTGTGGCGTAACGAAGAAAGAGTTGGAAGTGCTGAAGAAACTCGGCTACGAGAAGCCAACTCCTATCCAGTGCCAAGCCATTCCAGCAATCATGTCTGGTCGCGACCTGATAGGCATAGCGAAGACGGGCAGCGGGAAAACGTTGGCGTTCCTACTACCAATGTTTAGGCACATTCTCGATCAACCTCCCTTGGCGGATGGCGACGGCCCAATCGCGTTAATCATGACACCCACCAGAGAATTGTGTATGCAGATTGGGAGGGACTCGAAAAAGTTTACGAAGTCGTTGGGATTATCACACGTCTGCGTCTACGGTGGAACAGGTATATCCGAACAAATAGCGGAGTTGAAGAGAGGCGCCGAAATAATAGTCTGTACACCAGGGAGAATGATCGACATGCTTGCTGCTAATAGTGGACGAGTGACGAACTTACGCAGGGTGACCTACGTGGTACTCGACGAGGCAGACAGAATGTTCGACATGGGTTTTGAGCCCCAAGTGATGCGCATCATGGAAAACGTTCGACCTGATCGGCAAACCGTTCTATTCAGCGCTACATTTCCCCGACAAATGGAAGCACTGGCTAGAAGAATCCTAACGAGACCCGTAGAGGTTCAGGTTGGAGGACGGTCCATCGTTTGCAAGGACGTCGAGCAACACGTAGTAGTCCTTGAGGAGGATCAAAAGTTCTACAAGTTGCTCGAGATTCTTGGCCACTACCAAGACAAAGGTTCCACTATAATATTCGTTGACAAACAAGAGAACGCTGACACACTTCTGAAAGATCTTATGAAGGCTTCCTACTCGTGTATGTCACTTCATGGCGGTATCGATCAATGCGATAGGGACTCGACCATATTAGACTTCAAAGCTGGACGAACGAAATTATTGGTTGCAACGTCCGTCGCTGCGAGAGGTTTAGACGTCAAACACCTTGTTCTCGTGGTGAATTATGACTGTCCAAATCATTATGAAGATTACGTCCATAGGTGCGGAAGAACGGGAAGAGCTGGTAACAAAGG GTACGCGTACACGTTCATCACATCAGAACAGGAACGATACGCTGGCGATATTCTCCGTGCTCACGAATTGGCGGGAGTTCCCGTTCCAGAACCGTTGCGCCAGCTTTGGGAAGGATACAAAGCCCGACAAGCAGCTGACGGGAAGAAAGTGCACACAGGAGGTGGTTTCAGTGGTAAAGGATTCAAGTTTGATGAGTCAGAGGCAGCCCTGGcgaacgaaaagaagaaattccaGAAAGCAGCTCTGGGACTGCAAGACTCCGACGACGAGGACATAGAAAATGACATAGACCAGCAGATAGAGAGCATGTTGGCGCCAAAGAGAACGGTTCGCGAAATCGCTAGACCCTCTGCCACCAATATTGCGGTTCCTGGCCAACCGGTCCCTAGCGCAACCGATAAATTGGAATTGGCTAGGCGATTAGCGTCCAAGATCAACATTGCCAAAAATTTGGGAGCTGAAGCGAAGGGTGCGACGCAACAGGCTGCTGAGGCTATTCTCAAAGGAGCTGGTCCCACTAATCTCATCACAGCGAAGACCGTCGCTGAGCAGCTTGCTGCGAAGCTGAACACCAAGTTGAACTATCAGCCTCGCGAGGAAGATCTCGTGGAGAGCGATGCAGAGGCTGGTGAACAGACGTTTCGTAAATACGAAGAAGAACTGGAGATCAATGATTTTCCACAGCAGGCCAGATGGCGAGTTACTAGCAAGGAAGCTCTCGCGCAAATTTCCGAGTACTCCGAAGCTGGTCTCACTGTTAGGGGCACTTACATCGCTCCTGGCAAGGCTCCACCGGAAGGGGAGAGAAAGTTGTACCTCGCCATCGAGTCCACTAGCGAATTAGCGGTCAGCAAGGCCAAGGCTGAGGTCTCGCGACTCATCAAGGAAGAACTAATCAAGTTGCAAGCGTCAGGGGCACACACCGCGTCCCGCGGTCGATACAAAGTTTTGTAA
- the LOC128884649 gene encoding reversion-inducing cysteine-rich protein with Kazal motifs → MRIHLPVENKRGVGTRSNNVQYVSYWKISLVALGAEAEARENATRRLQEFCSLELTEFWGCANSTLNEIKKHGNWTGRGCCYLAQNPICRSTCVVSGSRRHLTESCRPSDEPEFFSCLERRVEAEHCCSNVSNDTCRSICRDLFYKPGKISNLKMYSSKGCFHQVPKCLKSVAEVKHAEDPKQHLHCCNEAVTPACLETCKRVLHTATTEQEIMDALSEKCRPVLPQTPIWSCLLKSGSSKPARLPLDAGKLSCCTKATKPSCQNLCWRAFQADWEVAWVQLDGECLSSNLEGELRRCLEDAEDPCEMGCSGLSYCARFNDRSTTLFRTCSAAADEAAKWEADHWSRGGIVRGLGVPVRAAASCPPETLRAAACLLQLRPCENRIHETRLCREDCLELMASCVDWSAITGPYTANALCAKLSPGKSDAPCVSLRPFLEDPRDTEPVVRLEEDIMTPCRSNPCAQGDVCELSPLGREIYRCVPGCSLGEMSKQLVPMGSWVQIPRFDQQGCLRICQCTTRGMVNCKTLNCFKFHSCWVHDRFIAHKANFYLECNPCHCFEGEFTCSKRSCGEVRALSLPCDCPAHYVPVCGRLGFTFASGCLAKCADFSPNEVEFGSCSSRDPCASNPCDSTEKCVRRTRVCLSRLHKPCRQYECVPLDCDPREFSGPVCDRENRQHHSMCAMIHAGATIGYRGPCLVGCSLRGPVCGVNGEVYANECVAWAEKTVVDYFGPCVVVGLIGDQAKPRCGDLVQCPQLIKPYCVAVTPPGACCPVCGGAAKLFYSKKQLDRIYYTMDEEADKDSVTLEALLTALGRQIQVAQCALRGMMTPDLDIFIIVQPTVIRPSTLQLRACVTETEKLVTRILERSPKIAIEVPLGALTGAEIAHSYVSGAITIGGCLVQLFLATFVRAFIS, encoded by the exons ACGGAGTTCTGGGGCTGCGCCAACTCAACTTTAAATG AGATAAAGAAACATGGAAATTGGACAGGAAGGGGTTGCTGCTACTTGGCGCAGAATCCGATATGTAGATCCACATGCGTCGTATCAGGGTCTAGAAGACACCTGACCGAATCCTGTCGGCCGAGCGACGAGCCCGAGTTTTTCTCGTGTTTGGAAAGACGCGTGGAAGCAGAGCATTGCTGTAGCAACGTGTCTAATGATACCTGCAGATCCATATGTCGGGATCTATTCTACAAACCCGGGAAAATCTCGAATTTGAAGATGTACAGTAGCAAAGGTTGCTTCCATCAGGTTCCAAAGTGCTTGAAAAGCGTCGCTGAGGTGAAACACGCCGAAGATCCCAAACAAC ATCTGCATTGCTGTAACGAGGCTGTTACTCCAGCTTGTCTGGAAACTTGCAAAAGAGTCCTCCACACTGCCACCACAGAGCAGGAGATCATGGACGCTCTGTCGGAAAAGTGTAGACCAGTTTTGCCACAGACACCAATCTGGAGTTGTCTGCTAAAGTCTGGATCCTCGAAACCGGCGCGTTTGCCACTGGACGCTGGCAAACTGTCGTGCTGTACGAAAGCAACGAAGCCATCGTGTCAGAATTTGTGCTGGAGAGCGTTTCAGGCTGACTGGGAGGTAGCGTGGGTTCAGTTGGATGGGGAATGCCTGTCCTCCAATTTGGAGGGAGAGTTGAGAAGGTGTCTCGAGGATGCAGAAGACCCCTGCGAGATGGGCTGCTCTGGACTGTCTTATTGCGCTCGATTCAACGACAGATCGACGACGTTGTTCAG GACTTGTTCAGCAGCAGCCGACGAAGCAGCCAAATGGGAAGCCGACCACTGGTCCAGAGGTGGAATCGTTCGAGGCCTAGGTGTACCCGTTCGCGCAGCCGCTTCTTGCCCGCCAGAGACGTTGCGGGCAGCCGCCTGTCTGTTGCAACTGAGACCATGTGAGAACAGGATCCACGAGACGAGACTCTGTCGAGAGGACTGTCTAGAGTTGATGGCCAGCTGCGTAGACTGGTCCGCCATTACTGGACCCTATACAGCCAATGCTTTGTGCGCGAAGCTATCGCCAGGAAAATCAGACGCCCCTTGCGTCTCCTTGAGGCCGTTCCTGGAGGATCCTCGCGACACCGAACCGGTCGTACGCCTCGAAGAGGATATCATGACACCCTGCAGAAGCAATCCCTGCGCCCAAGGCGATGTCTGCGAGTTATCACCCCTCGGACGCGAAATCTACCGTTGCGTGCCAGGCTGTTCCTTAGGAGAAATGTCGAAGCAGTTGGTGCCTATGGGATCCTGGGTACAGATACCCCGATTCGATCAGCAAGGCTGCCTCAGGATCTGCCAGTGCACGACACGAGGGATGGTGAACTGTAAGACGCTGAACTGCTTCAAGTTCCACTCCTGTTGGGTGCACGACCGCTTTATTGCTCACAAGGCCAACTTTTACCTGGAATGTAATCCTTGTCATTGTTTCGAGGGAGAATTCACGTGTTCGAAGAGGAGCTGCGGGGAGGTGCGAGCCCTCTCGTTGCCTTGCGATTGTCCTGCTCACTACGTCCCTGTCTGTGGAAGATTAGGCTTCACTTTCGCTTCAGGGTGTCTGGCCAAGTGCGCAGACTTCTCCCCCAACGAAGTGGAGTTCGGCAGCTGTTCTTCCAGAGATCCCTGCGCGTCCAACCCTTGCGATAGCACAGAGAAGTGCGTCAGGAGGACGAGGGTCTGCTTGTCCAGACTCCACAAGCCCTGCCGCCAGTACGAATGCGTTCCTCTCGACTGCGATCCTCGGGAGTTCAGTGGGCCAGTTTGCGACAGAGAGAACCGTCAGCATCACTCTATGTGCGCCATGATTCACGCTGGAGCCACCATAGGCTACAGAGGACCCTGCTTGGTGGGATGTTCCTTGCGAGGGCCAGTATGTGGAGTAAACGGCGAGGTCTACGCGAACGAGTGCGTTGCCTGGGCAGAGAAGACCGTCGTCGACTACTTTGGTCCATGCGTCGTCGTTGGATTGATCGGCGATCAAGCCAAGCCTCGTTGCGGCGATCTCGTTCAGTGTCCTCAATTGATAAAGCCCTACTGCGTCGCGGTGACACCACCTGGTGCATGCTGTCCAGTATGCGGCGGAGCGGCCAAGCTGTTCTACTCCAAGAAACAG CTGGACAGGATATATTACACGATGGACGAGGAGGCGGACAAGGACTCTGTGACGTTGGAAGCTCTGCTGACCGCTCTAGGAAGACAAATCCAGGTAGCACAGTGCGCTCTTCGCGGAATGATGACGCCTGACCTCGACATATTCATCATCGTTCAACCTACGGTGATAAGGCCTTCGACCTTGCAGCTGCGAGCTTGCGTAACAGAGACTGAGAAGCTAGTTACCAGAATTTTGGAGAGGAGCCCTAAAATCGCGATCGAGGTGCCGTTGGGCGCGCTCACAGGAGCGGAAATTGCTCATAGTTACGTATCCGGTGCCATCACGATCGGGGGATGTCTCGTACAACTCTTCCTTGCAACCTTTGTCCGTGCTTTTATCTCGTGA